One window of Papaver somniferum cultivar HN1 chromosome 9, ASM357369v1, whole genome shotgun sequence genomic DNA carries:
- the LOC113308272 gene encoding laccase-7-like, protein MISMERFVFFLVCATAACALLSSSASAKVVEHTFDVGNFTVTRMCQQQVITAVNRSLPGPTITVNEGDTLVVHVLNKSPYNLTLHWHGIFQLFSGWADGPAYVTQCPILPGNSFTYRFNITGQEGTLWWHAHTSYLRATVYGALIIRPRPGRKYPFTKPKKEFPILLGEWWNANVFDVEEESLNFGGAPNISDAYTINGRLGDQFPCSANQTHKIQVEKGKTYLLRIINAALNNQFFFSIANHNMTVVAIDASYTNPYVTDVVVTGPGQTTDVLLKANQPVGDYYMAAHPYISAAGIQFEPNATVGIIQYKSSRSRNSSSTPIMPTLPAFNDTPTAHKFFSNLTGLKTGPFWVPVPTKIDEKMFITFGLGVSPCGANKNCSQSPFGTNLRFSASMNNHSFELPSTLSMLEAHYNNVSGIYTEDFPNNPPLAFDYTNSNLSFGLAFTERSTKVKKLKFNATVEMIFQNTALIGIENHPIHLHGFNFHVLAQGFGNYNSTEDEKKFNLDDPQERNTIGVPAGGWAVVRFRANNAGVWFMHCHLDVHMPWGLGTAFVVENGPTAATSLRPPPSDLPKC, encoded by the exons ATGATCAGCATGGAACGTTTCGTGTTCTTTCTCGTCTGTGCTACTGCTGCTTGTGCTCTACTTTCTTCTTCCGCTTCAGCTAAAGTCGTTGAGCACACTTTTGAT GTTGGTAATTTTACTGTCACTAGAATGTGCCAACAACAAGTTATAACAGCGGTGAACCGCAGTCTCCCCGGCCCAACTATAACCGTCAACGAAGGCGACACACTCGTAGTTCATGTGCTGAACAAATCACCATACAATCTCACCCTCCACTG GCACGGAATATTTCAGCTATTTAGTGGATGGGCCGACGGGCCAGCATATGTAACTCAATGTCCAATACTACCAGGGAACAGTTTCACTTACAGATTCAACATCACTGGCCAAGAAGGAACTCTATGGTGGCATGCTCACACCTCCTATCTCCGGGCCACTGTTTATGGTGCCTTGATTATCCGTCCTCGACCCGGTCGAAAATACCcgttcacaaaaccaaaaaaagaaTTTCCAATTTTATTAG GTGAATGGTGGAACGCTAATGTGTTTGATGTGGAGGAAGAGTCTTTGAACTTTGGTGGTGCACCAAATATTTCTGATGCTTATACGATCAATGGCCGCCTTGGTGATCAATTCCCATGTTCTGCAAACC AGACGCACAAAATCCAAGTCGAAAAAGGCAAGACCTATTTGCTTAGAATCATCAATGCTGCACTCAATAACCAGTTCTTCTTCAGCATAGCCAATCACAACATGACAGTTGTTGCAATCGATGCAAGTTACACAAACCCTTATGTCACAGACGTAGTTGTTACCGGTCCAGGGCAAACCACGGATGTTCTCTTAAAGGCCAATCAACCTGTTGGAGATTATTACATGGCAGCACACCCGTACATCAGTGCTGCTGGAATTCAATTTGAACCAAACGCCACGGTCGGTATCATCCAATACAAAAGCAGTCGTTCTAGAAATTCCTCCTCCACTCCAATCATGCCAACCTTACCAGCTTTTAATGACACACCCACTGCTCACAAATTCTTCTCAAATTTAACTGGTCTCAAAACAGGGCCATTTTGGGTACCTGTACCAACAAAAATAGACGAGAAGATGTTTATAACCTTTGGGTTAGGAGTTAGTCCCTGTGGTGCCAACAAAAACTGTTCACAGAGTCCATTTGGAACAAACCTACGTTTCTCAGCAAGTATGAACAACCACTCGTTTGAATTACCTTCGACATTGTCAATGTTGGAGGCACATTACAATAACGTTTCTGGGATTTACACCGAAGATTTTCCTAACAACCCACCATTAGCATTTGATTATACTAATTCAAATTTAAGTTTCGGTCTAGCTTTCACAGAAAGGTCAACTAAAGTTAAGAAGTTGAAGTTCAATGCTACGGTGGAAATGATATTCCAAAATACGGCTTTGATTGGAATTGAAAATCACCCTATTCATTTGCACGGGTTTAACTTCCATGTTTTAGCTCAAGGATTTGGAAATTATAATTCCACTGAGGATGAAAAGAAGTTCAACTTGGACGATCCTCAGGAGAGGAACACCATTGGCGTGCCAGCTGGTGGGTGGGCTGTTGTCAGATTCCGTGCCAATAATGCAG GTGTATGGTTCATGCATTGCCACTTGGACGTACACATGCCATGGGGGTTAGGGACAGCGTTTGTAGTTGAGAATGGACCAACAGCAGCAACATCGCTCCGTCCACCACCTTCTGATCTCCCCAAGTGTTAA